One Bradyrhizobium zhanjiangense DNA segment encodes these proteins:
- a CDS encoding sulfatase-like hydrolase/transferase → MASAPNPGPSATTAVLASVAALGIWRLLAVTAPHFAAIALMYETETDFGSRLSFALAWGILNFFWITLLRRPALSGALSLTMVVVLVLLSRLKHDVVQMTVNFIDLMMIDRDTVAFLFTIFPNLRWSVILAGLVTLPLMYALWWLDPFRIRRLPAFACKLACLAALVGYSLYHPDEAWRGYYDDGYLSKFFRSGVTAVADFVQYGFMESAAATNERLNVPLVDECHPAGRRPNIIMIHDESSFDIRAAQGIKVPPRYGDHFKSWDGKQRAFLAESNGGPSWFTEYNVLAGLSSRSFGRFAYFVTRIASNRVERGLPLALRRCGYDTMSLYPAHGGFMGARSFQMTTGIERFLDSKDLGAKDVEPDSFFYDKALQLMGQQPPNKPLFTFIYLGANHFPWETRFRPDLLPNWRAPGNVPSIDEYLRRQAMSAEQYRTFVAGLKKNFPGEPFLIVRYGDHQPEFAPNLLEPGLDEGALGKKLDAYDPRLYATYYAIDAVNFEPVKSDAVMDTIDGPYLPLVIQEAAGIPLDPSFAEQKAIMLRCKGIFYGCKDGAEARRLNRLLIEAGMIRGL, encoded by the coding sequence ATGGCGTCCGCGCCCAATCCAGGTCCTTCTGCCACCACCGCCGTCCTGGCGAGCGTCGCCGCGCTCGGCATCTGGCGGCTGCTCGCGGTCACAGCGCCACATTTCGCAGCGATCGCGCTGATGTACGAGACCGAGACCGATTTCGGCTCGCGCCTCTCCTTCGCGCTGGCCTGGGGCATCCTCAACTTCTTCTGGATCACGCTGCTGCGGCGGCCGGCGCTGTCGGGTGCGCTGTCGCTGACCATGGTCGTCGTGCTGGTGCTGCTGTCCCGGCTCAAGCACGACGTCGTGCAGATGACGGTCAACTTCATCGATCTGATGATGATCGACCGCGACACCGTCGCATTCCTGTTCACGATCTTCCCGAATCTGCGCTGGTCGGTGATCCTGGCCGGCCTCGTCACGCTGCCGCTGATGTACGCGCTGTGGTGGCTCGATCCGTTCCGCATCCGCCGTCTGCCGGCGTTCGCCTGCAAGCTCGCCTGCCTTGCTGCGCTGGTGGGCTATTCGCTCTATCATCCTGATGAAGCCTGGCGCGGCTATTACGACGACGGCTATCTCTCGAAATTCTTCCGCTCCGGCGTCACCGCGGTCGCCGATTTCGTGCAGTACGGTTTCATGGAATCCGCCGCCGCGACCAACGAGCGGCTCAACGTGCCGCTGGTCGATGAGTGCCACCCTGCGGGTCGCCGGCCCAACATCATCATGATCCACGACGAATCGAGCTTCGACATCCGCGCCGCGCAGGGCATCAAGGTGCCGCCGCGCTATGGCGACCACTTCAAGTCCTGGGACGGCAAGCAGCGCGCGTTCCTGGCCGAGAGCAATGGCGGGCCGAGCTGGTTCACCGAATACAACGTGCTTGCGGGGCTCTCCTCGCGTTCGTTCGGCCGCTTCGCCTATTTCGTGACGCGCATCGCCTCGAACCGCGTCGAACGCGGCCTGCCGTTGGCGCTGCGTCGTTGCGGCTACGACACAATGTCGCTCTATCCTGCCCATGGCGGCTTCATGGGCGCGCGCAGCTTCCAGATGACGACCGGCATCGAACGCTTCCTCGACTCGAAGGATCTCGGCGCCAAGGACGTCGAACCGGACTCCTTCTTCTACGACAAGGCGCTTCAGCTGATGGGGCAACAGCCGCCGAACAAGCCGCTGTTCACCTTCATCTATCTCGGTGCCAATCATTTCCCCTGGGAGACGCGGTTCCGTCCTGACCTGCTGCCGAACTGGCGCGCGCCGGGCAACGTGCCGTCGATCGACGAATATCTGCGCCGCCAGGCGATGAGCGCCGAGCAGTACAGGACTTTCGTCGCCGGCCTGAAGAAGAATTTTCCCGGCGAGCCTTTCTTGATCGTGCGCTACGGAGATCACCAGCCGGAATTTGCGCCGAACCTGCTCGAGCCCGGACTCGACGAGGGCGCTCTCGGCAAGAAGCTCGACGCTTACGATCCGCGTCTCTACGCAACCTATTACGCGATCGACGCCGTCAATTTCGAACCGGTGAAGAGCGACGCCGTGATGGACACGATCGACGGCCCGTATCTGCCGCTGGTGATCCAGGAGGCCGCCGGCATCCCGCTCGATCCATCCTTCGCCGAGCAGAAGGCGATCATGCTCCGCTGCAAGGGCATCTTCTACGGCTGCAAGGACGGCGCCGAGGCGCGGCGGCTGAACCGGCTTCTGATCGAAGCGGGGATGATCCGGGGGCTGTAG
- a CDS encoding LysE family translocator gives MSQSLFYAFLIFMVVMYFTPGPNNIMLLSSGLTYGFRRTIPHIVGIVIGFAFMVAAVGLGLGTVFLAYPILQTILKYAGAAYLIYLAAAIAMSGPTKPGEGGGRGPMTFWGAAMFQWINAKGWVIVIGTITAYAAIARFPLNIAIQTLISLLVGTVSTVVWALFGSALRPVLTSERLVRAFNILMAVLLLASLYPVFMDA, from the coding sequence ATGTCCCAATCGCTGTTCTATGCCTTTCTCATCTTCATGGTCGTGATGTACTTCACGCCTGGGCCTAACAACATCATGCTGCTGTCCTCCGGGCTGACCTACGGCTTCCGGCGCACCATTCCCCACATCGTCGGGATCGTCATCGGCTTTGCCTTCATGGTGGCCGCGGTCGGCCTCGGGCTCGGCACCGTGTTCCTGGCCTATCCGATCCTCCAGACCATCTTGAAATATGCCGGTGCGGCCTACCTGATCTATCTCGCCGCCGCGATCGCCATGTCCGGCCCGACCAAGCCGGGCGAGGGGGGCGGCCGCGGCCCGATGACCTTCTGGGGCGCGGCGATGTTCCAATGGATCAACGCCAAAGGCTGGGTGATCGTGATCGGCACCATCACCGCCTACGCGGCGATCGCCCGATTCCCGCTCAACATCGCAATCCAGACCCTGATCAGCCTGCTCGTCGGCACGGTCTCGACCGTGGTCTGGGCTCTGTTCGGCTCCGCATTGCGGCCGGTCCTGACCTCGGAGCGGCTGGTCCGCGCCTTCAATATCCTGATGGCGGTGCTGCTGCTCGCTTCCCTCTACCCCGTCTTCATGGATGCATGA
- a CDS encoding glycine betaine ABC transporter substrate-binding protein, which yields MSFFTDPRWGEALSHLPDYLGNHVRVSLAALALGLAVSLPLAILTRNRPAPRGMLLAFASIVQTVPGLALLALFYPLLLLAASVTLAWFGVSFSAFGFLPAMLALALYSMLPVLRNDITGLNGIDPALLEAAKGVGMTARQSLLMVELPLALPVMMAGIRTAAVWVIGTATLSTPIGQTSLGNYIFAGLQTQNWVFVLFGCLASALLALAVDELLGLIETGLRQRRRLRAGLGAIGIAALVAATLVPTLGRSSQSYVVGAKTFAEQYVLSALLRDRLQAAGLSATARSGLGSSVIFEALKAGDIDLYVDYSGTLWANQLHRTDIKPRAELLAELKTALAKENITLLGELGFENAYALVMPRRRAEALGIRSIADLAAHTSTMSIAGDYEFFSRPEWAALQKAYGLSFRAQRQMQPDFMYATVASGEVDVIAGYTSDGLIAKYDLVALNDPRHAIPPYDAILLLAPKRAGDERLQAAFKPLLGKIDIATMREANLRASGNDANSSPDAVAKWLWGKINP from the coding sequence ATGAGCTTCTTCACCGACCCGCGCTGGGGCGAGGCGCTGTCGCATTTGCCCGACTATCTCGGCAACCATGTGCGGGTGAGCCTTGCCGCGCTCGCGCTCGGTCTCGCCGTCAGCCTGCCACTGGCCATCCTGACGCGCAATCGCCCGGCGCCGCGCGGCATGCTGCTCGCGTTCGCCAGCATCGTGCAGACCGTGCCTGGGCTGGCGCTGCTTGCGCTGTTCTATCCGTTGCTGCTGCTGGCGGCTTCCGTCACGCTCGCCTGGTTCGGCGTTTCCTTCTCCGCTTTCGGCTTCCTCCCGGCGATGCTGGCGCTCGCGCTCTATTCGATGTTGCCGGTGCTGCGCAATGACATCACCGGTCTCAACGGCATCGATCCGGCGCTGCTCGAAGCGGCCAAGGGTGTCGGAATGACCGCACGACAGTCGCTTCTCATGGTCGAACTCCCGCTGGCGCTGCCGGTGATGATGGCGGGCATCCGCACCGCCGCGGTGTGGGTGATCGGCACGGCGACGCTGTCGACGCCGATCGGGCAGACCAGCCTCGGCAATTACATTTTCGCCGGGCTTCAGACCCAGAACTGGGTGTTCGTGCTGTTCGGCTGCCTGGCCTCGGCCCTGCTCGCGCTTGCGGTCGATGAGTTGCTCGGCCTGATTGAGACAGGCCTGCGCCAACGCAGGCGCCTACGCGCCGGACTCGGCGCGATCGGGATCGCCGCACTTGTCGCTGCCACGCTGGTGCCGACGCTGGGACGCTCGTCGCAGAGCTATGTGGTCGGCGCCAAAACCTTCGCCGAGCAATATGTGCTCTCGGCGCTGCTCAGGGACCGCCTCCAGGCGGCCGGGCTTTCCGCCACCGCGCGATCCGGCCTCGGCTCCAGCGTGATCTTCGAGGCACTGAAGGCCGGGGACATCGATCTCTATGTCGACTATTCCGGTACGCTCTGGGCCAACCAGTTGCATCGCACCGACATCAAGCCGCGCGCGGAGCTGCTTGCAGAGCTGAAGACAGCCCTCGCGAAAGAGAACATCACCTTGCTCGGCGAGCTCGGATTCGAGAATGCCTATGCGTTGGTGATGCCGAGAAGGCGCGCCGAGGCGCTAGGCATCCGCAGCATCGCCGATCTCGCCGCGCACACATCGACGATGTCGATCGCCGGCGACTACGAGTTCTTCTCGCGCCCCGAATGGGCCGCGCTGCAAAAGGCCTACGGCCTTTCCTTCCGCGCCCAACGCCAGATGCAGCCGGACTTCATGTATGCCACGGTCGCCAGCGGCGAGGTCGACGTGATCGCCGGCTACACCAGCGACGGCCTGATCGCGAAATACGATCTCGTTGCGCTCAACGATCCCAGGCATGCGATCCCGCCCTACGACGCGATCCTGTTGCTCGCACCGAAGCGAGCCGGTGACGAGCGGCTACAGGCGGCATTCAAGCCGCTGCTCGGCAAGATCGACATCGCGACCATGCGCGAAGCCAATTTGCGCGCCAGCGGCAACGATGCGAATTCATCACCCGATGCGGTGGCGAAGTGGCTGTGGGGAAAAATTAATCCGTAG
- a CDS encoding ABC transporter ATP-binding protein: MTTPTAVALEDAKVAFRLGDGRVYTAVEKAHLAVAQGEFVAIVGPTGCGKSTLLNVAAGLLKPAAGSVRIFDQPLAGLNRDAGYLFQADALFPWKTALDNVAIGLEIKGTPRSEALPRAQQWLTSVGLGAFANRYPHMLSGGQRKRVALAQVLIRDPKILLMDEPFGPLDAQTRQVMGNLLLDLWNADRKAVLFVTHDLEEAIALADRVVIMSAGPSSRIIGDWRVGLPRPRDIFEVRLDKEFHSLHREIWSVLKDEVMKGYEQSTHAKETV, from the coding sequence ATGACGACGCCCACGGCGGTGGCGCTGGAAGATGCCAAGGTCGCGTTCCGCCTCGGGGACGGCCGGGTCTATACGGCGGTTGAGAAAGCCCATCTCGCGGTGGCGCAGGGCGAGTTCGTCGCCATTGTCGGCCCGACCGGCTGCGGGAAATCCACGCTGCTCAACGTTGCCGCCGGGCTGCTCAAGCCCGCGGCCGGCAGCGTCAGGATATTCGACCAGCCGCTCGCGGGGCTGAACCGGGATGCCGGCTACCTGTTCCAGGCCGACGCGCTGTTCCCGTGGAAGACCGCGCTCGACAATGTCGCCATCGGGCTCGAGATCAAGGGCACGCCGCGTTCCGAAGCGTTGCCGCGGGCGCAGCAATGGCTGACCTCCGTCGGCCTCGGCGCCTTCGCGAACCGCTATCCGCACATGCTCTCCGGCGGCCAGCGCAAGCGCGTGGCGCTGGCACAGGTGCTGATCCGCGACCCAAAGATCCTGCTGATGGACGAGCCGTTCGGGCCGCTCGATGCGCAGACGCGGCAGGTCATGGGCAATCTGCTGCTCGACCTCTGGAATGCCGACCGCAAGGCGGTGCTGTTCGTCACCCACGACCTCGAAGAGGCGATCGCGCTCGCCGACCGCGTCGTGATCATGTCGGCAGGGCCATCCTCGCGCATCATCGGCGACTGGCGCGTCGGCTTGCCGCGCCCGCGCGATATTTTTGAGGTGCGGCTCGACAAAGAGTTTCACTCACTGCATCGCGAGATCTGGAGCGTGCTGAAGGACGAGGTGATGAAGGGTTACGAGCAGTCCACTCACGCGAAGGAGACGGTCTGA
- a CDS encoding ABC transporter permease: MSRPTLLALQVLVAVVCIVLWQVLSTVPVFGKILLPPFFFSNPFDVFSQIVKWFASGVIWKHLAITLAESILAFVIGSLGGVLVGFWFARQPLVAAVFDPYVKMVNALPRVVLAPIFALWLGLGIWSKVALGVTLVFFIVFFNVYQGVKEVSRTVLDNGRMLGMSERQLMQHVYWPSALSWMFSSLHTSVGFAVVGAVVGEYLGSAAGLGYLIQQAEGIFDVAGVFAGMFVLSAFVILIDFGVTLVERRLLVWRPTASDGRG; the protein is encoded by the coding sequence ATGTCGCGCCCGACGCTGCTTGCGCTGCAAGTCCTGGTCGCGGTCGTCTGCATTGTGCTGTGGCAAGTGCTGTCGACCGTCCCCGTATTCGGCAAGATCCTGCTGCCGCCGTTCTTCTTCTCCAACCCATTCGACGTGTTCAGCCAGATCGTGAAGTGGTTCGCATCCGGCGTGATCTGGAAGCATCTCGCCATCACGCTCGCGGAATCGATCCTGGCGTTCGTGATCGGATCGCTCGGCGGCGTGCTGGTCGGCTTCTGGTTTGCGCGCCAGCCCCTGGTCGCAGCCGTGTTCGACCCTTACGTCAAGATGGTTAACGCGCTGCCGCGCGTTGTGCTGGCGCCGATCTTCGCGCTGTGGCTCGGCCTTGGCATCTGGTCCAAGGTCGCGCTCGGCGTGACGCTGGTGTTCTTCATCGTGTTCTTCAACGTCTATCAGGGCGTGAAGGAAGTCAGCCGCACCGTGCTCGACAACGGCCGCATGCTCGGCATGAGTGAGCGGCAGCTGATGCAGCACGTCTATTGGCCCTCGGCGCTGTCCTGGATGTTCTCCTCGCTGCACACCTCGGTCGGCTTCGCCGTGGTCGGTGCGGTCGTCGGCGAATATCTGGGATCGGCGGCTGGGCTCGGTTATCTCATTCAGCAGGCCGAAGGCATCTTCGACGTCGCCGGCGTGTTCGCCGGCATGTTCGTGCTGTCGGCCTTCGTCATCCTGATCGACTTCGGCGTGACGCTGGTGGAGCGCCGTCTGTTGGTGTGGCGGCCAACTGCGTCGGATGGGCGGGGCTAG
- a CDS encoding cupin domain-containing protein, protein MNRLAAGLSIAAAFAAGCGATHLLRPALAAENITAQIIHTGEMEGDALGSANAVGYRSKMFASADGATISIQVGNVPKHLHPNTNEIQYILDGTGTIWLGDKEVTVKPGDLVIIPKGTPHGGTKPISGQVKAIAIKTPPQAPDDTKLLD, encoded by the coding sequence ATGAATCGCCTTGCTGCCGGGCTGTCGATCGCCGCCGCCTTTGCCGCCGGATGCGGCGCCACCCATCTGCTCCGGCCGGCGCTCGCCGCTGAAAACATCACCGCGCAGATCATCCATACCGGCGAGATGGAAGGCGACGCGCTCGGGTCCGCCAACGCCGTCGGCTACCGTTCCAAGATGTTCGCGAGCGCGGACGGTGCCACCATCTCGATCCAGGTCGGCAACGTCCCCAAGCATCTGCATCCCAACACCAATGAGATCCAGTACATCCTGGACGGCACGGGGACGATCTGGCTCGGCGACAAGGAGGTGACGGTGAAGCCCGGAGACCTCGTGATCATCCCGAAGGGGACGCCGCATGGCGGCACCAAGCCGATCAGTGGCCAGGTCAAGGCGATCGCGATCAAGACGCCGCCGCAGGCGCCCGACGACACCAAGCTGCTGGATTGA
- the ilvC gene encoding ketol-acid reductoisomerase: MRVYYDRDADLNLIKGKKVAIVGYGSQGHAHALNLKDSGVKEVAIALRKGSASAKKAEAAGFKVMEVAEAAKWADVVMMLTPDELQGDIYREHLHDNMKKGAALVFAHGLNVHFNLLDPRADLDVLMIAPKGPGHTVRSEYQRGGGVPCLIAIAKDVSGNAHDLGLSYASAIGGGRAGIIETTFKEECETDLFGEQVVLCGGLVELIKGGYETLVEAGYAPEMAYFECLHEVKLIVDLIYEGGIANMNYSISNTAEYGEYVTGPRIITDETKKEMRKVLADIQGGKFARDWMLENKVNQTSFKATRAKLAAHPIEEVGAKLRDMMPWIKKGALVDKSKN; encoded by the coding sequence ATGCGTGTTTATTACGATCGCGACGCCGACCTGAACCTGATCAAGGGCAAGAAGGTCGCCATCGTCGGCTATGGCAGCCAGGGCCACGCCCATGCGCTCAACCTGAAGGACTCCGGCGTCAAGGAAGTCGCCATTGCGCTGCGCAAGGGATCGGCCTCGGCCAAGAAGGCGGAAGCTGCCGGCTTCAAGGTCATGGAAGTCGCCGAAGCCGCCAAATGGGCCGACGTCGTCATGATGCTGACCCCGGACGAGCTCCAGGGCGACATCTACCGCGAGCACCTGCACGACAACATGAAGAAGGGCGCCGCCCTCGTGTTCGCGCACGGCCTCAACGTCCACTTCAACCTGCTCGACCCGCGCGCCGACCTCGACGTGCTGATGATCGCGCCGAAGGGCCCCGGCCACACCGTGCGCTCGGAGTATCAGCGCGGCGGCGGCGTGCCCTGCCTGATCGCGATCGCCAAGGACGTCTCGGGCAATGCCCACGACCTCGGCCTGTCCTATGCGTCCGCCATCGGCGGCGGCCGTGCCGGCATCATCGAGACCACCTTCAAGGAAGAATGCGAGACCGACCTGTTCGGCGAGCAGGTGGTGCTCTGCGGCGGCCTGGTCGAGTTGATCAAGGGCGGCTACGAGACCCTGGTCGAAGCCGGCTACGCCCCGGAGATGGCCTATTTCGAGTGCCTGCACGAAGTGAAGCTGATCGTCGACCTGATCTATGAAGGCGGCATCGCCAACATGAACTACTCCATCTCCAACACCGCCGAGTACGGCGAGTATGTCACCGGTCCGCGCATCATCACCGACGAGACCAAGAAGGAGATGCGGAAGGTTCTCGCCGACATCCAGGGCGGCAAGTTCGCCCGCGACTGGATGCTCGAGAACAAGGTCAACCAGACCTCGTTCAAGGCGACCCGCGCCAAGCTCGCGGCACACCCGATCGAGGAAGTCGGCGCGAAGCTGCGCGACATGATGCCCTGGATCAAGAAGGGCGCGCTGGTCGATAAGAGCAAGAACTAA
- a CDS encoding NUDIX hydrolase, giving the protein MTSPVIHRVATLDLAVRPIVWPFAEERRAEIAAHFAEMQRERPKIWNGRVLLGRDAVFTDGHLAATYFETDFASFLAWRDWGFPDPAVFNGFGMGALRTSDGAFVMGEMAQHTANAGRVYFPSGTPDLDDIRAGTLDIPGSVVREIAEETGLTVADYAAEADWHCVVSGRAIAMIQVLNLDMPGEVARSRIEANLAREVEPELSAIHLVRGMDDLTPTMPRFVTAFIAQQFASR; this is encoded by the coding sequence ATGACGTCACCGGTCATTCATCGCGTTGCGACGCTTGATCTTGCGGTGCGGCCGATCGTGTGGCCGTTCGCGGAGGAGCGCCGCGCCGAGATTGCGGCGCATTTCGCCGAGATGCAGCGCGAGCGGCCGAAGATCTGGAACGGCCGCGTCCTGCTCGGGCGCGATGCCGTGTTCACGGACGGCCATCTCGCCGCGACTTATTTCGAGACCGATTTCGCCAGCTTCCTCGCCTGGCGCGACTGGGGCTTTCCTGATCCGGCCGTGTTCAACGGCTTTGGCATGGGCGCGCTGCGTACCTCCGACGGCGCCTTCGTGATGGGCGAAATGGCGCAGCACACCGCCAATGCCGGCCGGGTCTATTTCCCGTCGGGAACGCCCGACCTCGACGACATCAGGGCTGGTACCCTCGACATCCCCGGCAGCGTCGTCCGCGAGATCGCGGAGGAGACCGGCCTCACCGTGGCCGACTATGCCGCGGAGGCAGACTGGCACTGCGTGGTCTCGGGCCGTGCGATTGCGATGATTCAGGTCCTCAACCTGGATATGCCGGGCGAGGTGGCCCGCTCCCGGATCGAAGCCAATCTGGCGCGCGAGGTCGAGCCCGAACTGTCGGCCATTCATCTCGTGCGCGGGATGGATGATCTCACGCCGACCATGCCGCGATTTGTCACGG
- a CDS encoding ABC transporter substrate-binding protein, with the protein MKNTIARLAGALLALTLTTSLAAAQSKVTIAVGGGSCLCYLPTVLAKQLGEYEKAGVNVELVDLKGGSDALKAVLGGSADVVSGYFDHCVNLAAKKQELQAFVVYDRYPGLVLVVAPSRTNDIKSVKDLAGKKVGVSAPGSSTDFFLKYMLKKNGLDPTSAAVIGVGLGATAVAAMEQGQIDAAVMLDPSVTVLQGSHKDLRILSDTRTQKDTLETFGGEYPGGALYSTAAWVNGHEKETQALTNAILATLTWIHSHSPEEIMAKMPDEAVGKNRDLYLAALKNTIPMFSETGKMDPKGADAVLAVFSVGSPEVANAKIDVSKTFTNKFVDQAKKTTGNAK; encoded by the coding sequence ATGAAGAACACGATTGCCAGGCTCGCCGGCGCGCTGCTCGCGCTGACGCTCACCACCTCGCTTGCCGCGGCGCAAAGCAAGGTCACCATCGCGGTCGGCGGCGGCTCTTGCCTGTGCTATCTCCCCACCGTGCTGGCCAAGCAGCTCGGCGAGTACGAGAAGGCCGGCGTCAATGTCGAGCTGGTCGACCTCAAGGGCGGCTCTGACGCGCTGAAGGCCGTGCTCGGCGGCAGTGCCGACGTCGTTTCCGGCTATTTCGATCATTGCGTCAATCTCGCTGCCAAGAAGCAGGAGCTTCAGGCCTTCGTGGTCTATGACCGCTATCCCGGCCTCGTGCTGGTGGTCGCGCCTTCTCGGACCAACGACATCAAGTCGGTGAAGGACCTTGCCGGCAAGAAGGTCGGCGTGAGTGCCCCCGGCTCCTCCACCGACTTCTTCCTCAAATATATGCTCAAGAAGAACGGGCTCGATCCCACCAGTGCCGCCGTGATCGGCGTCGGCCTCGGCGCCACCGCGGTCGCCGCCATGGAGCAGGGCCAGATCGACGCGGCCGTGATGCTCGATCCTTCCGTCACCGTGCTCCAGGGCAGCCACAAGGATCTGCGCATCCTTTCGGACACCCGCACCCAGAAGGACACGCTCGAGACGTTCGGCGGCGAATATCCGGGCGGCGCGCTGTACTCGACGGCGGCCTGGGTCAACGGTCACGAGAAGGAAACGCAGGCGCTCACCAATGCGATCCTGGCGACGCTGACCTGGATCCACTCGCACTCGCCCGAGGAGATCATGGCGAAGATGCCGGATGAAGCGGTCGGCAAGAATAGGGACCTCTATCTCGCCGCGCTGAAGAACACGATCCCGATGTTCTCCGAAACCGGCAAGATGGACCCGAAGGGCGCCGACGCCGTGCTTGCGGTGTTCAGCGTCGGTTCGCCCGAGGTAGCGAACGCCAAGATCGACGTCAGCAAGACCTTCACCAACAAATTCGTCGATCAGGCCAAGAAGACGACGGGGAATGCCAAATAG
- a CDS encoding SDR family oxidoreductase, with protein MRSVVVTGASTGIRWAVAKYLIGRGYRVFGSVRKQADADRLKSEFGTNFTPLLFDVTDEAAVLAAARKVRDALGGETLAGLVNNAGIAVAGPVLELSVDDFRRQMDVNVIGPVIATQAFGPLLGADPALKGPKGRIVMISSVAGKNGNPLSAPYSTSKHAIEGLSESLRRELMLFGIDVIIVAPGAVKTPIWSKAEEIDLSVYQNSPYLPALNKAMAFMMDIGAKGLPAERIAEVVFEALTAASPKVRYQITPDPLRHLIGAVLPKRTLDRIIAKRLGLLPRG; from the coding sequence ATGCGATCTGTCGTCGTTACCGGTGCGTCCACCGGCATCCGCTGGGCCGTTGCGAAATATCTGATCGGGCGTGGCTATCGCGTGTTCGGCAGTGTCCGCAAGCAGGCCGACGCCGACCGGCTCAAGAGTGAGTTCGGCACCAATTTCACGCCATTGCTGTTCGACGTCACCGACGAGGCAGCAGTCCTCGCTGCTGCGCGAAAAGTTCGCGATGCGCTGGGCGGCGAGACGCTCGCGGGGCTCGTCAACAATGCAGGCATCGCGGTCGCCGGCCCCGTGCTCGAATTGTCGGTCGACGATTTCCGCCGCCAGATGGACGTCAACGTCATCGGTCCCGTCATCGCGACGCAGGCGTTCGGGCCGCTGCTGGGCGCAGACCCCGCGCTGAAGGGGCCGAAGGGCCGGATCGTGATGATCAGCTCGGTCGCCGGCAAGAACGGCAATCCGCTGTCGGCACCTTACAGCACCTCCAAGCACGCCATCGAGGGCCTGTCGGAGAGCCTGCGCCGCGAGCTGATGCTGTTCGGCATCGACGTCATCATCGTCGCCCCCGGCGCGGTGAAGACCCCGATCTGGAGCAAGGCCGAAGAGATCGACCTCTCCGTCTACCAGAACTCGCCCTATCTGCCGGCACTAAACAAGGCGATGGCGTTCATGATGGACATCGGCGCCAAGGGCCTGCCTGCCGAGCGTATCGCCGAAGTGGTGTTCGAGGCGCTGACGGCGGCAAGCCCAAAGGTGCGCTACCAGATCACGCCGGATCCGCTCCGCCATCTGATCGGCGCCGTGCTGCCGAAACGGACGCTGGACCGCATCATCGCCAAGCGCCTCGGGCTGCTGCCGCGGGGGTGA
- a CDS encoding ABC transporter ATP-binding protein yields MSPKPAISYAHVTKSFGPLKAVDDVSLDIAEGEFVAVVGGSGSGKTTLLRLANRLIEADGGTITVEGEDVQNVDPVALRRRIGYVFQAGGLFPHLSVADNIGITPRLQGVSATDIAARVDELLELVQLDRAAHRDRLPEALSGGQRQRVGVARALAAKPRIMLMDEPFGALDPLTRDALGEDFRDLHRKLGLTTVMITHDMTEAILLADRIAVMRAGTLLAQGTPAELSKSGDAYVLELLRTPRRQVERLNALLPQGGGA; encoded by the coding sequence ATGTCTCCCAAGCCAGCAATCAGCTATGCGCATGTCACCAAGAGCTTCGGCCCGCTCAAGGCCGTCGACGATGTATCGCTCGACATCGCCGAAGGCGAATTTGTGGCCGTCGTCGGCGGCTCGGGCTCCGGCAAGACCACCCTGCTGCGGCTCGCCAACCGGCTGATCGAGGCGGATGGCGGCACGATCACGGTCGAGGGCGAGGACGTGCAAAACGTCGATCCGGTCGCGCTGCGGCGGCGGATCGGCTACGTGTTCCAGGCCGGCGGGCTGTTTCCGCATTTGAGCGTTGCGGACAATATCGGGATCACGCCAAGACTGCAGGGCGTGTCGGCTACGGATATCGCCGCACGTGTCGACGAACTGCTGGAGCTCGTGCAGCTCGATCGTGCCGCGCATCGCGACCGGCTGCCGGAAGCGCTCTCGGGCGGCCAACGCCAGCGCGTCGGCGTGGCGCGGGCGCTCGCGGCAAAGCCCCGCATCATGCTGATGGACGAGCCGTTCGGCGCGCTCGATCCCCTCACCCGCGATGCGCTCGGCGAGGATTTTCGCGACCTGCACCGCAAGCTCGGCCTGACCACCGTGATGATCACGCATGACATGACGGAGGCGATTTTGCTGGCCGACCGCATCGCCGTGATGCGCGCTGGAACGCTGCTGGCCCAGGGCACGCCGGCAGAGCTGTCGAAGAGCGGCGACGCCTATGTGCTGGAGCTGTTGCGCACGCCCCGGCGCCAAGTCGAGCGATTGAACGCGCTGTTGCCGCAGGGCGGTGGGGCATGA